A region of Chloracidobacterium sp. DNA encodes the following proteins:
- a CDS encoding zinc ribbon domain-containing protein codes for MHCPSCGQQQISSETKFCSRCGMPLGIVAEVVANGGFLPQLAQLEQMNFKKPLFSKKNGVLFAVFWFIFLIFATAFFGILGAPEELVGITALTGVFGAMMIIIGSLVALPSSRPPFTYNNQLRQRPGELQQGAGQHGTLPAAQSIPVGIYAPPAAGSWRDTNDLQPASVTENTTRLLDEKEKL; via the coding sequence ATGCATTGCCCAAGCTGCGGACAACAACAAATATCGAGCGAAACCAAATTCTGTTCGCGTTGCGGAATGCCGTTGGGCATCGTAGCCGAGGTCGTTGCCAACGGCGGCTTTTTGCCCCAACTTGCTCAGCTCGAACAGATGAATTTCAAAAAGCCACTTTTTTCGAAAAAGAATGGCGTGCTTTTTGCCGTTTTTTGGTTCATATTTCTGATCTTTGCGACTGCATTCTTTGGCATTTTGGGTGCTCCAGAAGAACTTGTAGGAATTACTGCGCTAACTGGCGTATTTGGCGCAATGATGATCATAATCGGCTCGCTTGTCGCATTGCCAAGTTCTCGCCCGCCATTCACATATAACAATCAACTTCGCCAGAGGCCCGGAGAACTCCAACAGGGTGCGGGGCAGCACGGGACTCTTCCCGCCGCTCAGTCAATACCCGTTGGAATATACGCCCCACCGGCAGCCGGCTCTTGGCGCGACACCAACGATTTACAGCCCGCGAGTGTCACGGAAAACACGACTCGTCTTTTGGACGAAAAGGAGAAACTGTAG
- a CDS encoding zinc ribbon domain-containing protein, translating into MFCPQCGQEKISNETNYCSRCGFLLVAVNDLLQTGGINPLATSTNNSAIQSARKRGLKQGLFLFLLTFLVAPLMGMISLALNVEPIAVGVAVIICFIGGLLRMVYALMFESAEPSAPTLEEKIVAGTASLHSAKPNFLPPQNTVPDAQFFAPASGNWRDTNDLTPTSVTESTTKLLEKDEIPQ; encoded by the coding sequence ATGTTTTGTCCACAATGCGGGCAGGAAAAGATCTCGAACGAAACGAACTACTGTTCGCGTTGCGGATTCCTTCTGGTGGCAGTCAATGATCTTCTGCAAACCGGCGGAATAAATCCGCTTGCCACCTCAACTAATAATTCGGCAATTCAATCAGCTCGAAAGCGAGGGTTGAAACAAGGGCTATTTCTCTTTTTGCTCACGTTCCTTGTCGCTCCGCTCATGGGAATGATTTCTTTAGCCCTTAACGTCGAACCGATCGCAGTGGGAGTTGCCGTCATTATCTGCTTCATTGGCGGGCTGCTGCGTATGGTCTATGCGCTTATGTTCGAATCGGCTGAGCCTAGTGCTCCAACCTTGGAAGAAAAAATAGTTGCCGGAACCGCTTCCTTACACTCGGCAAAGCCCAATTTTCTTCCTCCTCAAAATACAGTACCGGATGCGCAGTTTTTTGCTCCGGCTTCGGGAAATTGGCGCGATACAAACGATCTCACCCCAACTAGCGTCACCGAAAGCACAACTAAGCTGCTTGAAAAAGACGAAATTCCTCAGTAA
- the ggt gene encoding gamma-glutamyltransferase — MRTKLISIFLILVFVCGGFPLSLEVLAATREPVRGQHAMVASQHELASKIGVEVMKKGGNAVDAAIAVGLALAVVYPEAGNIGGGGFMLIRTAKGEVRVIDYREMAPKAAVRDMYVENGELIKGDGSSTVGYRASGVPGTLAGFEMAFKKYGSGKVKWRDLVEPSRQLAKNGYVLSYRLAELFKTYKDTLSLYEDSNRIFLNNGKYFGEGDVLRQPELEQTLDRIAKNGAAEFYTGVTAMLIADDMKSHRGLITTDDLKNYRAVERQPLRGSYRGHEIISLPPPSSGGMVMLQVLNILEGYDIRGMQSNSAAKYHVLTEAMRRAFADRSEFMGDPDFSSIPIDLLIDKKYADKRRSSIDLKRASNSKEIGHGEISGSEPTDTTHFTVVDSAGNVVTNTYTINDLYGSRVTIKGTGILMNDEMDDFASQPGKPNLYGLIQGERNSIKSGKRPLSSMTPTIVLRKDGSFWFALGGRGGPRIISAVLQTVINVIDHDMDIKAAIDSPRIHHQWLPDEIIFEPFGLSPDTISILTGYGHKFVKKPEIGSAATGIMVDQKGVRLGAVDSRSDGAAVGY; from the coding sequence ATGAGAACGAAACTAATAAGCATTTTCCTCATTTTGGTATTTGTGTGTGGTGGATTTCCTCTTTCCCTTGAAGTTTTAGCCGCGACGCGAGAGCCTGTTCGCGGGCAGCACGCGATGGTAGCCTCACAGCACGAACTCGCATCAAAGATCGGCGTCGAGGTTATGAAAAAAGGCGGCAATGCAGTCGATGCGGCAATCGCTGTTGGGCTGGCACTTGCCGTTGTTTATCCTGAAGCAGGCAATATAGGCGGCGGCGGTTTTATGCTTATCAGAACGGCGAAGGGCGAGGTTCGCGTTATTGATTATCGCGAAATGGCTCCGAAAGCTGCCGTCCGCGACATGTATGTCGAGAATGGCGAACTGATCAAAGGTGATGGGTCTTCGACTGTTGGTTATCGGGCCTCCGGCGTCCCGGGAACATTGGCGGGCTTTGAAATGGCGTTTAAGAAGTACGGATCAGGCAAAGTGAAATGGCGTGATCTTGTTGAGCCTTCACGTCAGCTTGCAAAAAATGGTTACGTCCTTTCGTATAGACTCGCTGAGTTGTTTAAGACGTACAAAGATACTCTTTCGTTATATGAAGACAGCAACCGCATTTTTCTAAACAACGGAAAATACTTTGGCGAAGGTGATGTTCTTCGCCAACCTGAATTGGAGCAAACCCTTGATCGCATTGCAAAGAACGGAGCCGCTGAATTTTATACCGGCGTAACCGCAATGCTGATTGCGGACGATATGAAATCGCACCGTGGACTTATTACTACTGACGATCTTAAAAATTATCGCGCCGTCGAACGGCAGCCGCTTCGCGGGAGTTATCGAGGCCACGAGATAATTTCACTGCCGCCGCCGAGTTCGGGCGGGATGGTGATGCTGCAAGTTTTGAATATCCTTGAAGGCTATGATATTCGCGGTATGCAGTCTAATTCTGCGGCAAAATATCATGTTCTCACCGAGGCCATGCGGCGAGCGTTTGCTGATCGCTCTGAATTTATGGGCGATCCTGATTTTTCAAGTATTCCGATTGATCTTCTTATTGATAAAAAATATGCAGATAAGAGGCGGTCTTCCATCGATCTCAAACGTGCATCGAATAGTAAAGAGATTGGCCATGGAGAAATATCTGGAAGCGAGCCTACGGACACAACACACTTTACTGTCGTCGATAGTGCAGGAAATGTCGTGACAAATACTTACACGATCAATGACCTCTATGGCTCGCGAGTGACAATAAAAGGAACGGGCATTTTGATGAATGACGAGATGGACGATTTCGCATCTCAGCCCGGCAAACCGAATTTGTATGGCCTGATACAAGGCGAACGCAATTCTATCAAAAGCGGGAAAAGGCCGCTCTCATCGATGACGCCGACGATAGTTCTCAGGAAAGACGGATCGTTCTGGTTTGCATTGGGCGGTCGCGGCGGGCCGCGAATTATCTCAGCGGTTTTGCAGACGGTAATAAACGTGATCGATCACGACATGGATATCAAGGCGGCAATAGATTCGCCGCGAATACATCATCAATGGCTGCCTGATGAGATTATCTTTGAACCGTTCGGCTTGTCGCCGGATACGATTTCGATCTTAACTGGCTACGGTCACAAGTTTGTGAAGAAGCCGGAAATAGGTTCTGCGGCCACTGGAATTATGGTTGATCAAAAAGGCGTCAGATTAGGCGCGGTCGATTCAAGAAGCGACGGAGCGGCGGTCGGTTACTGA
- a CDS encoding Nramp family divalent metal transporter — MTFTRFSLKSFVQQISRVPARFRRNLSEYRFYAYFAVLGPGIIAASSGNEVSGIATYSSAGAQYGYTLLWTFIPMTIFFIVAQEMCVRMGVVTGQGLADLIREQFGVRWTGVVMLALVVANSGIIVAEFVGIAQASELFGISRYITVPITAVVIWWLVVKGTPKRIEQVFLLMSLVFLSYIFAAFLAKPDWNAVGREFVTPSFNLDSGYLFTVMALIGTTITPFMQIYVQSSVVEKRMDKEDLNLARTDAVIGVIFANLIAAFIVISTAATLYSKGIRLNDAADAAQALVPVAGVYAKYLFAVGLFGAAMLAMGVLPLATAYSLSEALGFEKGLSRTFREAPIFIGIFTALIVFGVAVALIPGIPQFKLLLLTQCINGLLLPVLLIAIVTLANNSEIMGEYRNRFVHNLFAIGTTVIVSFLSLLLIGKTIADMF; from the coding sequence ATGACGTTTACACGCTTTTCACTGAAAAGTTTTGTGCAGCAAATAAGCCGCGTGCCAGCGCGGTTTCGCCGAAATCTGTCTGAATATAGATTTTACGCATATTTCGCAGTCTTAGGGCCTGGGATCATTGCCGCAAGTTCGGGCAATGAGGTCAGCGGCATAGCTACATATTCGTCCGCCGGTGCCCAATATGGCTACACGCTGCTTTGGACATTCATCCCGATGACGATATTTTTCATCGTCGCGCAGGAAATGTGTGTTCGCATGGGCGTCGTCACCGGCCAAGGCCTTGCTGATCTAATTCGCGAACAATTTGGCGTCCGCTGGACAGGAGTGGTAATGCTCGCGCTCGTCGTCGCAAATTCAGGCATCATCGTCGCCGAATTCGTCGGCATCGCACAGGCATCCGAGCTATTTGGCATTTCGAGATACATAACGGTTCCGATCACTGCTGTCGTCATCTGGTGGCTCGTGGTGAAGGGCACTCCAAAACGTATTGAGCAAGTCTTTCTGCTGATGTCTTTGGTTTTTCTCTCGTATATTTTCGCGGCATTTTTGGCGAAACCAGATTGGAACGCCGTCGGCCGCGAATTTGTCACGCCGAGCTTTAATTTAGATTCCGGTTACCTTTTTACGGTCATGGCACTGATCGGCACGACCATCACGCCGTTCATGCAGATCTATGTGCAAAGCTCCGTCGTTGAAAAACGAATGGACAAAGAGGATCTAAATCTCGCACGCACCGACGCGGTCATTGGAGTTATTTTTGCAAACCTGATCGCAGCATTCATCGTGATCTCTACTGCGGCCACGCTCTACTCAAAAGGAATTAGGCTAAATGACGCGGCCGACGCTGCTCAAGCGTTAGTGCCGGTCGCAGGAGTTTACGCAAAGTATCTTTTCGCTGTCGGACTGTTTGGAGCTGCTATGCTCGCGATGGGAGTTCTGCCGCTCGCTACTGCATATTCGCTTAGCGAAGCTCTCGGTTTTGAAAAAGGCCTGTCGCGTACATTTCGCGAAGCGCCGATCTTTATAGGCATTTTCACGGCTCTGATAGTTTTCGGAGTTGCGGTCGCTCTTATCCCGGGTATTCCGCAATTTAAACTTCTTCTGCTCACTCAATGTATTAACGGTTTACTGCTCCCGGTATTGCTGATCGCGATCGTGACGCTTGCCAATAATTCCGAGATAATGGGCGAGTATCGCAATCGGTTTGTCCATAATCTGTTCGCCATAGGAACGACCGTGATCGTTTCCTTTTTGTCTTTGCTGTTGATTGGGAAAACGATTGCTGATATGTTTTAG
- a CDS encoding mechanosensitive ion channel — translation MAATELQKKAVSVVIFSALTVLVLLSLPVVELWLQASVLPQFGMSFTKGWQLTTESATMPMHVTYANAVDATFRIFKIVLWMALVIAVVRFLAFFIIKTAYRTSKQPEVSSLVKTVSSIIIYIVAFFIVFQTQYPDVPLTPLFTGSTILGIVVGLALQETLGNLFAGLALQADQPFQVGDVISIGKGGSGVVETVSWRGVKIRTFQNKLLIISNAVLGKEFIEVAPKNNLNARAVFFNTEYTDSPTRIVHVVRDAVRQVENVTNKIRPVVRIRNLSDNGVEWEVKYWLEDYAKHNDTDALIRERIWYVFHRERIAFSAPTLIVQRGSATPEAEPQEIVNANTDHLNRVSIFAPLSDDETEQLANASYSRVYAPGEAIVRQGKEGNSMFVILRGSVRIQIPEGSYQKTIGRLGKDDFFGEMSLLTGEPRSASVIAEEETEVLQIKKDALKPIFENNPDLVKSICELIEERRELLASIEETTLEESLASHKGVMGSIKRFFGLK, via the coding sequence ATGGCCGCCACCGAACTTCAAAAAAAAGCTGTCTCTGTCGTTATTTTCTCCGCCTTGACGGTGCTGGTACTTTTGTCTCTGCCTGTCGTAGAGTTATGGCTGCAAGCGTCAGTGCTTCCGCAGTTTGGGATGAGTTTCACAAAAGGCTGGCAGCTTACGACCGAAAGTGCGACGATGCCGATGCACGTCACCTATGCAAATGCAGTTGACGCGACCTTTCGAATTTTTAAGATCGTGCTGTGGATGGCATTGGTTATTGCAGTCGTACGTTTTCTTGCCTTTTTCATAATTAAAACTGCTTACCGCACGTCAAAACAGCCCGAAGTTTCGTCACTGGTCAAGACAGTTTCCTCAATCATAATTTACATAGTTGCGTTCTTCATTGTTTTCCAAACGCAGTATCCTGATGTTCCGCTGACGCCGTTATTTACAGGTTCTACTATTCTCGGAATCGTAGTCGGTCTTGCTCTTCAGGAAACGCTCGGCAATCTGTTTGCGGGTCTCGCTCTGCAGGCAGATCAGCCGTTTCAGGTTGGCGATGTGATCTCGATAGGAAAAGGCGGCTCAGGCGTTGTCGAAACTGTTTCATGGCGCGGCGTCAAGATACGAACGTTTCAAAATAAGCTTCTAATTATCAGCAACGCCGTGCTTGGAAAGGAATTTATCGAGGTCGCCCCTAAGAATAATCTCAATGCCCGAGCAGTCTTTTTTAACACTGAATACACAGATTCGCCGACGCGGATAGTTCATGTAGTACGGGACGCGGTCCGTCAGGTTGAGAATGTCACAAATAAGATTCGCCCGGTCGTCCGCATACGAAACCTATCAGACAACGGCGTTGAATGGGAAGTAAAATACTGGCTCGAAGACTACGCCAAACACAATGACACCGACGCTCTTATCCGCGAACGCATCTGGTACGTTTTCCATCGCGAAAGGATCGCCTTCTCGGCCCCGACATTGATAGTCCAGCGTGGATCGGCCACGCCTGAGGCAGAGCCGCAAGAGATCGTCAACGCAAACACCGATCACCTCAACCGAGTTTCGATCTTTGCGCCGTTGTCCGATGACGAGACCGAGCAACTTGCAAACGCTTCATACTCGCGTGTGTATGCTCCCGGCGAAGCGATAGTTCGCCAGGGCAAAGAAGGCAATTCGATGTTTGTTATCCTTCGCGGCTCGGTGCGTATTCAGATCCCGGAAGGCTCTTATCAAAAGACAATTGGCCGCCTCGGCAAGGACGATTTCTTCGGCGAAATGAGCCTCCTGACCGGCGAACCGAGATCAGCATCCGTCATTGCCGAAGAGGAGACCGAAGTTCTCCAAATCAAGAAAGACGCTCTAAAGCCGATCTTCGAAAACAACCCCGACCTCGTAAAGTCCATCTGCGAACTGATCGAAGAACGCCGCGAACTCCTCGCCTCGATCGAAGAAACGACGCTAGAAGAATCCCTAGCCTCACACAAAGGCGTGATGGGCTCGATCAAGCGTTTTTTTGGGTTAAAGTAG
- a CDS encoding tetratricopeptide repeat protein, producing the protein MFNSIQSRKNKQMKTLLMGFTVIIFSLAVLVYGCNAQSAEKPKTEEKSPGLSIFHPDKGTTNAEAEKLRNRGIEFAVKLENDRAIAEFTKAIKLDPKYADAYSRRGAAYSNNKDNDSAIADFTKAIELDPKFDLAYMNRGASYVVKKEYKLAIADFTKAIEIGDNIEMAYIMRADAYEKIGRKDLADADNKKLRELMAKPKQ; encoded by the coding sequence ATGTTCAATTCTATACAAAGCAGGAAAAACAAACAGATGAAGACACTCTTGATGGGATTTACCGTAATAATTTTTTCGTTAGCAGTTTTGGTTTACGGCTGTAACGCTCAATCTGCCGAAAAACCAAAAACTGAGGAAAAATCGCCAGGCCTTTCGATTTTCCATCCTGACAAAGGAACAACTAACGCAGAAGCAGAAAAACTTCGCAATAGAGGAATCGAATTTGCCGTAAAACTGGAAAATGACCGCGCAATTGCTGAGTTCACTAAAGCAATCAAATTAGACCCAAAATATGCTGATGCGTATAGTCGTCGTGGCGCAGCCTACTCCAACAATAAAGATAATGACAGTGCAATCGCTGATTTTACCAAAGCTATTGAACTAGACCCGAAGTTTGACTTGGCCTATATGAATCGCGGAGCAAGTTATGTAGTGAAAAAAGAATACAAATTAGCCATTGCGGACTTTACTAAAGCTATCGAAATAGGTGACAACATCGAAATGGCATATATTATGCGTGCCGACGCTTACGAAAAAATTGGGCGTAAAGATTTAGCCGATGCAGACAACAAAAAGTTGAGGGAATTGATGGCTAAACCTAAACAGTAA
- a CDS encoding transcriptional repressor — MAKKKELFEVEKQIFLEHIQGQGLRKTVQRDLILETFLSTEDHLTSEDLYRLVTKQDPTVGNTTVYRTLKLLTEAGLAREVRFGDNKTYYEHHYNHEHHDHMICTECGKVIEFFSPDIEKLQDQMADNFGFKPTHHSLRLWGVCAECQHAEGDLHTTAPPGAQPRVKVRTAMH, encoded by the coding sequence ATGGCTAAGAAAAAAGAGCTTTTTGAGGTCGAAAAACAGATCTTTCTTGAACATATCCAAGGCCAGGGTCTGCGCAAAACAGTACAGCGCGACCTGATCCTCGAAACATTTCTCAGTACCGAAGATCACCTTACAAGCGAGGACCTTTACCGTCTGGTAACAAAGCAAGATCCGACCGTTGGCAACACGACGGTTTACCGGACGCTAAAATTGTTGACCGAGGCCGGCCTCGCACGCGAAGTGCGGTTTGGCGACAACAAAACTTATTACGAGCATCATTATAATCACGAGCATCACGACCACATGATCTGCACCGAATGCGGCAAGGTCATCGAGTTCTTCTCGCCGGACATAGAAAAGCTTCAAGACCAGATGGCGGACAACTTCGGGTTTAAGCCGACACATCACAGCCTCAGGCTTTGGGGCGTTTGCGCGGAATGTCAGCATGCTGAGGGTGATCTGCACACGACCGCACCGCCGGGAGCCCAGCCGCGAGTTAAGGTTCGAACGGCGATGCATTGA
- a CDS encoding DUF2520 domain-containing protein — protein sequence MMRVSIIGIGRVGGALALALPKEQFSVQNLIYRGERERVETIKNSLSAASAIAFDGLSDLDTDILFITTQDSEIASVSKQLSNKLSGKPYVFHTSGALSSLILDDLKSMGCKTGSIHPLVSVSSPEAGTERFRDAYFCVEGEPDAVNIAREIVTSLCGIPFSIDTEFKTLYHAAAVTACGHLVALFDAAVEMMSKTGLSEDDSKKILLPLVKSTVQNLGEQGTAAALTGTFARADVQTFVDHLKILNTTVSDDLLEIYLLLGERSLELAAKQGVNPAKIDSMRTKVSIAKSKLKW from the coding sequence ATGATGCGCGTATCGATAATAGGAATAGGCAGGGTCGGCGGAGCCTTGGCGCTTGCACTTCCTAAAGAACAGTTTTCGGTTCAAAACCTTATTTATCGCGGAGAGCGCGAGCGGGTCGAGACGATCAAGAACTCGCTGTCGGCTGCGTCGGCAATTGCTTTTGACGGCCTTTCTGATCTCGACACGGATATTTTATTCATTACTACTCAGGATTCTGAGATAGCATCTGTTTCGAAGCAACTTTCCAATAAATTGAGCGGCAAGCCATATGTCTTCCACACCAGCGGCGCTCTTTCGTCGCTCATTCTTGACGACCTCAAGTCGATGGGCTGCAAAACCGGTTCGATACATCCTCTTGTTTCGGTGAGTAGTCCCGAAGCTGGCACGGAGCGGTTTCGCGATGCGTATTTTTGTGTCGAAGGCGAGCCCGACGCAGTGAATATTGCGAGAGAGATCGTCACATCGCTTTGCGGTATTCCGTTCTCGATAGACACGGAATTCAAGACGCTTTATCACGCTGCGGCTGTTACTGCTTGCGGGCATCTGGTAGCGTTGTTTGACGCTGCGGTCGAGATGATGTCGAAGACCGGGCTTTCCGAAGACGATTCGAAAAAGATATTGCTCCCGTTGGTCAAAAGCACGGTCCAGAACCTTGGCGAGCAGGGAACTGCAGCGGCATTGACCGGAACATTTGCAAGGGCCGACGTGCAGACATTTGTCGATCATCTGAAGATCTTGAACACGACCGTTTCTGACGATCTACTTGAAATTTACCTCCTTTTGGGCGAAAGATCGCTCGAACTTGCCGCCAAGCAGGGCGTTAATCCGGCCAAGATCGATTCGATGCGGACAAAGGTTTCGATAGCGAAATCGAAATTGAAATGGTAG